CCTGGACGGAGCAGATGATGAGCCAGAGATCTACCATGGCTACACCCTTACCTCCAAGATCCTCTTTAAAGATGTCATCAAGGCCATAAAGGAGTACGCTTTCAAGGTGTGTTTAATGTCCAAAAAATATCCATTAGCACTCTATGGAAGTTTCCTTGATCTGAGTTCTCTGTCTGGTTGTCCCCAGACGTCCGATTACCCAGTTATCCTTTCCTTGGAGAACAACTGCAGTGTGAAGCAACAGGAAGTCATGGCCCAGCACCTGACCTCCATCCTGGGCAGTGCTCTCGTCACTTCCCCCCTGGGGGATGGCATGCCCATCAACTTTCCATCTCCTGAGGTATCCACTCTTATATATACTGTAGGAACATTTGATTTAGTCCTTTTCCTACCAGTCGctcaaaggtgtgtgtgtctgtgtgtggctgtgtgtgtgtgtgtgtgtctggctgtgtctggctgtgtgtctgtgtctctgtgtgtctagGAGCTGAAGGGGAAGTTCCTGATCAAAGGAAAGAGGTTAAACAAACTGGAGGCCAGCTTTGCTCCTGACGGGGAAGAAGATAATGACAGGGACAtgacagaggaggaagatgatgaagatgaacatgaaggagagaaaagaaaggtgGGGTTCACATCAAGGCAgagtaaataaataatctatGTTAACACATTTAAGCATTAGCTCACATTTCTTTTGTACTGACacttaatttccattttatgcgTGGAAGAAAAAGAAGCTGAAACTGGCGAAAGAGCTGTCTGACATGGTGGTCTACTGTAGGAGCGTCCCCTTCAGTAGTTTTGAGGAAGCAAAAGAAAACCTGAGTTTCTACGAGATGTCGTCCTTCAGCGAGGGAAAGGCTATGAAGCTGGCAGAGGAGTCAGGTGAGGAAGACTTCAGGCTGAATTCACTCAAGTGTTTTAATGTATAGATTTATCTTTAGAACGTACCATTTCAAATTATTGGTGCTTCCAATTCCTGTGAATAAGTCTCGACAACCTCCTTAGTTTACTTTCCGAAATAGGGCTCTCTCACAAACAAATGGTTTAGAGTATtagtttattgtttttgtacattttaatgtCCAGCTATTTTGATTAATATCTACTGAAGAGTTGTGAAAACTGAATTAAACGTTTATTTTTCCTACACCACacagttgtcttcatgtggtGATTGTAGTTAATACTGGCACCAGTCAGAATGAAGTGCACATAGTAATGAAAAGTATGCACCCTTCTTTGTGATTAGAAACTAACTTTCAGCTCAGTAGATAACTTTGTTCTTCTGTCTCAACGTGTTCTCTGCAGCTAATTCCTACATCCGTCATAACGTGGACAAGCTGAGCCGCGTCTACCCAGCAGGCTCCAGGGCCGGCTCCTCCAACTACAACCCGGTGCCTCTGTGGAACGCCGGCTGCCAAATTGGTACATAAATATTGACCCAAGGAGGGAATTATAAACTCTCACATGTACAGTCCAGTCTGACATTAATGGGAGATTGTCGCTTATTTTTAATTCATCATTGTCCCTGCAtcattgtatttcttttcagtggcctTAAACTTCCAGACAACCTGCACAGACATGGATGTTCACCAGGGCAGATTCCTGGTTAACGGAAAGAGCGGCTACATCCTGAAACCGGCCTTCATgagggacagagacacagagtttGACCCCATCACCCTGACCCGAGGAGACTGGCTGAAGCCCAAGACGCTCCATGTTATGGTGAGTGTTCCGCTGTAATAACTCCCACTGACATTATGCCCAAGCATTCGCTGACGTTTCCCGTTCAAAAGTAGTCTGCGGTTCAGATCTTGAAGgatcttcttttattttttttctctaacaTGATGTATCCCCACCTGTCATCTGTCATCAGGTTATATCCGCCCAGCAGCTCCCCAAAGTGAACCAGAAGAAATCTTCCATTGTGGACCCGCTGGTTAAAGTGGCGGTGTACGGAGTGCCAACTGATAATGCTGAGAAAGAGACCAGCCACGTTAAAAACAATGGTACTTTTTTCTGTCCAACTTCAAATACATGTGCATTGTACTGATAGAACACGTCTCTACCAGTAGTAGCCTCAATAGACCAGAATGCAATGCAGATGCAACACACGTACCATTTTGAGTCAGTTGTAAGACTGATGCTTCTTGTTTACTGGGAGAAACTCCTGCTCTGCCTACGCTGTGTATCTGTTTTTAAACGTGTAAAACCCACAGCTGCATACAACTAATGTATTCATGCCCTCTGGGGGTGGTTTTAaaatgcattctgggaaatcATGGCAGCCTTTGAAACAGAAATAGGCAAGGCAGTTTAAAAGATCACCAATTAACTCCTGGAATGCATCCTAAATTAATGATGTGATACATCAACTCACTGTTGgcatttttcccctttcctgttAAAGGTTTTAACCCAGAATGGAATGAAACCTTCCAGTTTGATGTGTACGTGCCAGAGCTAGCACTGGTGCGCTTCACTGTTGAAGACTATGACTTCGCGTCTGACAATGAGTTTATTGGACAGTACACACTTCCAttcaacagtttaaaaatggGTAAGTTTTGCAactggtccccccccccccccccaattgtTAACCCAAATGACGTAAAATCACTGATAGTgctttgttttcacacttcataAATGAACAGAGACAGGAACTATCCCTTCTCTACTCGAGAATAGAGAACTTGGTTCACACCCTGCAACAAAGAGCTCTTCATATTCTCCTTTTTCTGATCACTGACTGCAGCCACTTTGTGCTCCCACACAGGATACAGACACGTGCCTCTGCTCAATAGGAACGGAGACGTCCTCCTCTCAGCTGGACTCTTTGTACACATCATGGTCCTCGATGCTGAGTAAGACGTCGCCGACTGGCATGTGCCTCTGAAGACACAAGGACCTCCATTACACAGCCACATTTCAGCCGATTtgtagtatttattttatttgctctATAGTTTTAGTTCATGATTAACTTATTTTCTTAATTCCAGTAGTTTGAGCATCTATTCTTAAAGTCAAATAGAGACTACAATCTTGTCAAAGGATAGAAAAAAGAACTCCATCTGCAACCGGAGATGAATTGTAGTGAGAGGAGGGCATCTGTACATACACACCAAAGGCCTCTTTACAGTCGCCGCAGCCGACCTGTCGCGCGAcaatgtgacgtcaaaatgacaGATCTCGCTGGTGCGCCAGAATCTTAAGTGCGCGACCAGAGGTCGttactgggttaagatgagttcttttatggtgaatgaaTCCGACGAAGTAGGTCATCGAATCTTAGTGCGGTCTTCTCTTTGCCATTGTTTACCTtacctttgggatgaataaagtatcatctatctaccttttttcttcttctagtccgtagAAATAGCAAAGTCGGTAGCCTTTCCTTAGCTGCACCACCTCTGTCAGGAATAGACTGCAATTAGTGTTGCGACCACCACGCCCGAGTATAAGTAGTCACGGCGCTCCATGACGTCACACTGGCGAATGACAAGTCGGGAACGGCAAGTATACCGGACGCTTAAGATTGCTAGACTTTATAATGCTCCAGATGAGTCCCATTACAGGGACTATTATACAAACTTTTAATCAGTTTGTATGAGTTGCACTAGTCTTATACCACATCCAGTTTGTTTTTAAGACAGCTTGTGTCTCTCATTTCagatttaaattcttttttttttaacgacaATTTTATGAAATCTGTAGAAACAGTCGACATTAAAACTAATGTGCTTTGTCTTTCAGTAATTAATCATCAAGTATGACTATTTTTCATGTGACATCATCACAACTacttatttttgtaaatgaagatgaaaaCTTTTAAACATGAAACCCATCTCGATGTTTTCTTTCCCAGCACTTTGATTAAGTGTATTGCACTTATCTGAAGGTTCCATGTGGATAAACCGTGCATCTGTAGTCAAGACTCTTTTAATTATTGATCCTGGGGCTTCTGATCCAGTGGTAACAAGTGGAATaatacaactgtaaggtacttGATGACCTTACTAATTATAACAATAACGCTTACAGCTCAGCAGTAGTAGTCAGTGAGTACAGTAGCTAAACCAAGTACCTTTTTGAACCAGTTAATTTTATGCAAACAGGAGAAGTAAAGCTGTTTTGGGTTGAGCCACTTCTGCCTTTTCACAGAATAAAACCATCGACTTAGTGAACTTTGGAT
The sequence above is drawn from the Etheostoma spectabile isolate EspeVRDwgs_2016 chromosome 12, UIUC_Espe_1.0, whole genome shotgun sequence genome and encodes:
- the LOC116698924 gene encoding 1-phosphatidylinositol 4,5-bisphosphate phosphodiesterase delta-1 isoform X1 — encoded protein: MNCLGSQPKLNRSKEYARDQEVVQINKDILGMEDDPDLQFLLQGGDLLKVRSSSWKKNRYYRLLEDCETMWYESEKTFKTNQKFLLDDISAVRAGRQSEGLKKYTEEHLESRCFSIKFKGRRKNLDLIASSEEEAKQWINSLQKMISNIGSLNSQQKTEHWILSCLSKADKNRDDKLSKSELKNFLHLINIEMDDDYTEMLFKKCDTSKSGYLAGEEIEHFYNLLTQREEIDVIYGAYAKTAGFMSPQNLVDFLIKEQREKATLADAHNIIQKNEPDENAKEKKLLSKDGFLMYTHHPDALVLNPDHREVYQDMSQPLNHYFISSSHNTYLMEDQLRGPSSTEAYVRALLKGCRCVELDCLDGADDEPEIYHGYTLTSKILFKDVIKAIKEYAFKTSDYPVILSLENNCSVKQQEVMAQHLTSILGSALVTSPLGDGMPINFPSPEELKGKFLIKGKRLNKLEASFAPDGEEDNDRDMTEEEDDEDEHEGEKRKKKKKLKLAKELSDMVVYCRSVPFSSFEEAKENLSFYEMSSFSEGKAMKLAEESANSYIRHNVDKLSRVYPAGSRAGSSNYNPVPLWNAGCQIVALNFQTTCTDMDVHQGRFLVNGKSGYILKPAFMRDRDTEFDPITLTRGDWLKPKTLHVMVISAQQLPKVNQKKSSIVDPLVKVAVYGVPTDNAEKETSHVKNNGFNPEWNETFQFDVYVPELALVRFTVEDYDFASDNEFIGQYTLPFNSLKMGYRHVPLLNRNGDVLLSAGLFVHIMVLDAE
- the LOC116698924 gene encoding 1-phosphatidylinositol 4,5-bisphosphate phosphodiesterase delta-1 isoform X3, with translation MATNGIEKKNNGMEDDPDLQFLLQGGDLLKVRSSSWKKNRYYRLLEDCETMWYESEKTFKTNQKFLLDDISAVRAGRQSEGLKKYTEEHLESRCFSIKFKGRRKNLDLIASSEEEAKQWINSLQKMISNIGSLNSQQKTEHWILSCLSKADKNRDDKLSKSELKNFLHLINIEMDDDYTEMLFKKCDTSKSGYLAGEEIEHFYNLLTQREEIDVIYGAYAKTAGFMSPQNLVDFLIKEQREKATLADAHNIIQKNEPDENAKEKKLLSKDGFLMYTHHPDALVLNPDHREVYQDMSQPLNHYFISSSHNTYLMEDQLRGPSSTEAYVRALLKGCRCVELDCLDGADDEPEIYHGYTLTSKILFKDVIKAIKEYAFKTSDYPVILSLENNCSVKQQEVMAQHLTSILGSALVTSPLGDGMPINFPSPEELKGKFLIKGKRLNKLEASFAPDGEEDNDRDMTEEEDDEDEHEGEKRKKKKKLKLAKELSDMVVYCRSVPFSSFEEAKENLSFYEMSSFSEGKAMKLAEESANSYIRHNVDKLSRVYPAGSRAGSSNYNPVPLWNAGCQIVALNFQTTCTDMDVHQGRFLVNGKSGYILKPAFMRDRDTEFDPITLTRGDWLKPKTLHVMVISAQQLPKVNQKKSSIVDPLVKVAVYGVPTDNAEKETSHVKNNGFNPEWNETFQFDVYVPELALVRFTVEDYDFASDNEFIGQYTLPFNSLKMGYRHVPLLNRNGDVLLSAGLFVHIMVLDAE
- the LOC116698924 gene encoding 1-phosphatidylinositol 4,5-bisphosphate phosphodiesterase delta-1 isoform X2, producing the protein MNCLGSQPKLNRSKEYARDQEVVQINKDILGMEDDPDLQFLLQGGDLLKVRSSSWKKNRYYRLLEDCETMWYESEKTFKTNQKFLLDDISAVRAGRQSEGLKKYTEEHLESRCFSIKFKGRRKNLDLIASSEEEAKQWINSLQKMISNIGSLNSQQKTEHWILSCLSKADKNRDDKLSKSELKNFLHLINIEMDDDYTEMLFKKCDTSKSGYLAGEEIEHFYNLLTQREEIDVIYGAYAKTAGFMSPQNLVDFLIKEQREKATLADAHNIIQKNEPDENAKEKKLLSKDGFLMYTHHPDALVLNPDHREVYQDMSQPLNHYFISSSHNTYLMEDQLRGPSSTEAYVRALLKGCRCVELDCLDGADDEPEIYHGYTLTSKILFKDVIKAIKEYAFKTSDYPVILSLENNCSVKQQEVMAQHLTSILGSALVTSPLGDGMPINFPSPEELKGKFLIKGKRLNKLEASFAPDGEEDNDRDMTEEEDDEDEHEGEKRKKKKLKLAKELSDMVVYCRSVPFSSFEEAKENLSFYEMSSFSEGKAMKLAEESANSYIRHNVDKLSRVYPAGSRAGSSNYNPVPLWNAGCQIVALNFQTTCTDMDVHQGRFLVNGKSGYILKPAFMRDRDTEFDPITLTRGDWLKPKTLHVMVISAQQLPKVNQKKSSIVDPLVKVAVYGVPTDNAEKETSHVKNNGFNPEWNETFQFDVYVPELALVRFTVEDYDFASDNEFIGQYTLPFNSLKMGYRHVPLLNRNGDVLLSAGLFVHIMVLDAE
- the LOC116698924 gene encoding 1-phosphatidylinositol 4,5-bisphosphate phosphodiesterase delta-1 isoform X4; protein product: MATNGIEKKNNGMEDDPDLQFLLQGGDLLKVRSSSWKKNRYYRLLEDCETMWYESEKTFKTNQKFLLDDISAVRAGRQSEGLKKYTEEHLESRCFSIKFKGRRKNLDLIASSEEEAKQWINSLQKMISNIGSLNSQQKTEHWILSCLSKADKNRDDKLSKSELKNFLHLINIEMDDDYTEMLFKKCDTSKSGYLAGEEIEHFYNLLTQREEIDVIYGAYAKTAGFMSPQNLVDFLIKEQREKATLADAHNIIQKNEPDENAKEKKLLSKDGFLMYTHHPDALVLNPDHREVYQDMSQPLNHYFISSSHNTYLMEDQLRGPSSTEAYVRALLKGCRCVELDCLDGADDEPEIYHGYTLTSKILFKDVIKAIKEYAFKTSDYPVILSLENNCSVKQQEVMAQHLTSILGSALVTSPLGDGMPINFPSPEELKGKFLIKGKRLNKLEASFAPDGEEDNDRDMTEEEDDEDEHEGEKRKKKKLKLAKELSDMVVYCRSVPFSSFEEAKENLSFYEMSSFSEGKAMKLAEESANSYIRHNVDKLSRVYPAGSRAGSSNYNPVPLWNAGCQIVALNFQTTCTDMDVHQGRFLVNGKSGYILKPAFMRDRDTEFDPITLTRGDWLKPKTLHVMVISAQQLPKVNQKKSSIVDPLVKVAVYGVPTDNAEKETSHVKNNGFNPEWNETFQFDVYVPELALVRFTVEDYDFASDNEFIGQYTLPFNSLKMGYRHVPLLNRNGDVLLSAGLFVHIMVLDAE